One Pelagicoccus sp. SDUM812003 DNA window includes the following coding sequences:
- a CDS encoding mechanosensitive ion channel family protein: MPDLLKELFEQHYPTVLKAALAAALLIVTFVSLRIYKRYIYRTGEKHRFAVQRTDAISKLGQALIGFVSIFIVSNVLGFGIQGIFLATSSLFALVGIAFFANWSILSNITASVLIYFTFPFRIGDRLIVENDPKYCGILMDVTLFYLKIQNDRGSDITIPANVAIQKIITVQSEKDWQRLKQQDETAEKAKFETADAV, translated from the coding sequence ATGCCAGACCTTCTCAAAGAGCTCTTCGAACAGCACTACCCGACGGTGCTCAAAGCAGCCCTCGCCGCCGCACTGCTCATCGTCACCTTCGTTTCCCTGCGCATCTACAAGCGCTACATCTACCGCACCGGCGAGAAGCATCGCTTCGCGGTGCAGCGCACCGACGCCATCTCCAAGCTCGGCCAAGCCCTCATCGGATTCGTGTCCATCTTCATCGTCTCAAACGTATTGGGATTCGGGATACAGGGAATCTTTCTGGCCACCAGCTCCCTTTTCGCTCTAGTGGGCATCGCCTTCTTCGCCAACTGGTCCATCCTCAGCAACATCACCGCCAGCGTGCTCATCTACTTCACCTTCCCATTCCGCATCGGCGACCGGCTCATCGTGGAAAACGATCCGAAGTACTGCGGCATCCTCATGGACGTGACCCTCTTCTACCTCAAGATCCAAAACGACCGCGGCTCGGACATCACCATCCCCGCCAACGTCGCAATCCAGAAAATCATCACCGTGCAAAGCGAAAAGGACTGGCAGCGCCTGAAGCAGCAGGACGAAACAGCCGAAAAGGCGAAATTCGAAACCGCCGACGCCGTGTAG
- a CDS encoding EamA family transporter — protein MTWLFQALASAAVLGLYDVFKKRSVNGNAVVPTLFLSVCFGALIWAPWVIWCAVNGVESAPMKMLQVQDLSWLDHGRLLLKSTIVAISWVFSYFALKHLPVSVAGGIRATSPFWTLFGAVVLFAERPSGQQWLGIVITLISFVALSFAGRREGLVFHRDRWVFLMIGATLAGTVSGLYDKYLMGTVGYEASTVQAWFSIYLVLVMLPMMIGWWRRWWPRGIFVWRWSIPMIGVSLLIADYLYFEALRDEEALISIVSCLRRGGVLVSFAAGYILFKERNYRAKTPCILGILLGIVLISLA, from the coding sequence ATGACTTGGTTGTTTCAGGCTCTGGCCAGCGCTGCGGTGCTCGGTCTCTACGACGTTTTCAAGAAACGTTCGGTGAACGGCAACGCGGTGGTTCCGACGCTGTTTCTCAGCGTGTGCTTTGGAGCTTTGATCTGGGCCCCTTGGGTCATCTGGTGCGCGGTCAATGGGGTGGAGTCGGCTCCTATGAAGATGCTGCAGGTGCAGGATCTCTCTTGGCTGGATCATGGCCGGCTGCTGCTGAAGTCCACCATCGTGGCGATCTCCTGGGTGTTTTCCTATTTCGCCCTCAAGCACCTCCCGGTCTCGGTCGCGGGCGGAATTCGGGCCACCAGTCCGTTCTGGACGCTCTTCGGAGCGGTGGTTCTCTTCGCGGAGCGGCCTAGCGGGCAGCAATGGCTGGGCATCGTGATCACCCTGATCTCCTTCGTAGCCCTTTCGTTCGCGGGCCGCCGCGAGGGGCTGGTGTTTCATCGCGATCGCTGGGTGTTTCTGATGATCGGGGCCACCTTGGCGGGCACGGTGAGCGGGCTCTACGACAAATACCTCATGGGCACGGTGGGCTACGAGGCTTCGACCGTGCAAGCATGGTTTTCCATCTATCTGGTGCTGGTGATGCTGCCCATGATGATTGGCTGGTGGAGACGTTGGTGGCCGCGCGGGATCTTCGTGTGGCGGTGGTCGATCCCCATGATCGGCGTTTCGCTGCTGATCGCGGACTACCTGTATTTCGAGGCCTTGCGGGACGAGGAGGCCCTGATCTCCATCGTGTCCTGTCTGCGACGCGGAGGCGTGCTGGTGAGTTTCGCGGCGGGCTATATCCTGTTCAAGGAACGAAACTACCGGGCCAAGACGCCGTGCATCCTGGGCATCCTGCTGGGCATCGTTCTGATTTCGCTGGCCTAG
- a CDS encoding Smr/MutS family protein yields the protein MDEEPIEFPISDELDLHTFRPKEVKELLPDYFEECRKRGIFSVRVIHGKGTGALRELVHAQLRKSPMVERFELGDQSSGGWGATRVRLRPD from the coding sequence ATGGACGAAGAGCCCATCGAATTCCCCATCAGCGACGAATTGGACCTGCATACCTTTCGCCCCAAGGAAGTGAAGGAGCTGCTGCCCGACTACTTCGAGGAGTGCCGCAAGCGGGGCATTTTCAGCGTGCGGGTGATCCATGGAAAAGGCACGGGCGCCCTGCGGGAGCTGGTGCACGCTCAGCTCCGCAAGTCCCCGATGGTGGAGCGTTTCGAGCTGGGCGACCAGAGTTCCGGCGGCTGGGGAGCGACGCGGGTGAGGCTCAGACCCGACTGA
- a CDS encoding energy transducer TonB, with protein sequence MTRRHLSFLALAGFLVLGRCLALGEESGKEDEITPPVAIYKVDPTHPTELYARGVEGEAIIIATVDRFGTVLDPIVDRATHEEFGLAAMLAASEWIFDPAVKNGVPIQLKVRIPFEFEISFEHLLNVEMGREVFQELKVPVIPSFELDQAPLPSFVPAFADFYPEAFRNSGKSAAVSVEFIIDPKGNVINPRIISISTPGFEEAAIRAVAHMQYKTIRFEGQPVYVSLMMPIQFSP encoded by the coding sequence ATGACTCGACGACATCTCAGCTTCTTGGCCCTGGCCGGCTTTCTCGTTCTCGGACGCTGTCTCGCCCTCGGCGAGGAGTCTGGCAAGGAGGACGAAATCACCCCGCCGGTGGCCATCTACAAGGTCGACCCCACGCATCCGACCGAGCTCTACGCCCGCGGCGTGGAGGGCGAAGCCATCATCATCGCCACCGTCGATCGCTTCGGCACGGTGCTCGACCCCATCGTCGACCGAGCTACCCACGAGGAGTTCGGATTGGCCGCCATGCTAGCCGCCTCGGAGTGGATCTTCGACCCTGCGGTCAAGAACGGCGTGCCCATCCAGCTGAAAGTGCGCATCCCCTTCGAATTCGAGATCAGCTTCGAGCACCTGCTCAACGTGGAAATGGGCCGCGAAGTCTTCCAGGAGCTGAAAGTGCCCGTCATCCCTTCCTTCGAGCTGGACCAGGCTCCGCTGCCCTCCTTCGTGCCAGCGTTCGCCGACTTCTATCCGGAAGCGTTTCGAAACAGCGGCAAATCCGCCGCGGTCAGCGTGGAGTTCATCATCGACCCGAAAGGCAACGTCATCAACCCGCGCATCATTTCCATCTCCACCCCAGGCTTCGAGGAAGCCGCCATCCGAGCCGTGGCCCACATGCAGTACAAGACCATCCGCTTCGAAGGCCAGCCGGTCTACGTCTCCCTCATGATGCCCATCCAGTTCTCGCCGTAG
- a CDS encoding translocation/assembly module TamB domain-containing protein has translation MKKTDQKKSPPKRSHGKRNAALVVGLLFLLVSLFPWWSIYLAKPLLSAVDGLQVDSLSQRSWSEWTLRQASFQTTGLSFEAQEISLPSPSYLLLAKIGASDPTGSLELSSWRLALSESEQTSSPSQPLSLPSLLEQVERSTGLVHQYVSAVKATDGLVQQNGKDLLSVELIEAREKRLTVKADYLASDLPFEADVDYSRPSVWRVLAETSLAEADLELRADQGATLEGELTAHGNRIALSANWAPDSTGFIPTQASASSKRFALDQRYAFWKNAQPVTVDAELGWTGQEYRFSIQSVDASVKEQPIDLNLSGFGDFAKLTIESAEISLPWLEAHNDAPLVIDFSLANPLEQAELVARADLAELPWIEADGSVSGRIKADASGEGLPLLTANVDGEAVRIHDTRFSTFTANIKAVGTDVSINSLRASTESGSSIDASGSLDLAERSSSGLSVSLALKNESAMLNKLIGFEDWQELSADLSLSGALANPALQGSLSVSEFVLPELKPLTLNARIDGTLRDLHTEATVNSEANTLDLAFNLKSSSAELVADLKRLRIRPERKNAFATSGPAQVRFDLTSKQLAVKDLSLGDGQGSLIALPNLLLSADQLIVTAHLAELEPSFFESWLRNPKLPNLHITELNTEIALSADASQIQNSGEISWSLDSSNVIEASWRAHQQEEADKPSFRLDHLEIGSQGKHILRSKGDFPVSLGWSDNRIRYRFLKDAPISLTLNSTPHPDFWRSIETLVPVAITRPVINARIDGSLADPEGQLSLRLASLNWKDPSAPEKRITLSNIELEAEANNGILTVTTLSANAGANRLKGRAELPLKDKSLTELLEARQLPTFDTLDGSASLELTDFAAIDVWLPSFMRREGSATIESSFKSGQLEAKATVSKLATRPLPPLGSFSQVSGTLRYQNGRFETSGLEGMAEQSPFKLVGGVQLRKGKTPLYDLSFTSQDFPLLRDSGLMFSGDIDLSLTSKAGSAPQLAGNVKLKKGLVLTEPELLASSTKTNRQRPPYFAVETEPYSAWGLDIGIRGEQFLRVSNSFFEGTLSADFKLDGTLGNPLLVGRAEATSGVVRFPAASLKLQKGEALITRERPNTIQVEASAIGRLFAYDINLSATGSIEDLDIVINTNPALSQVDALLLVTTGAIPNSGGNLAQQSATSLGLFIGKGLFRKLAGPGDSDAASKLSLEVGNDISLQGKKTIEATYQLTDTLEIEGEYDKRDEYNANLKWTFFKK, from the coding sequence TTGAAAAAAACGGACCAAAAGAAAAGCCCCCCGAAACGCTCCCACGGCAAACGCAACGCGGCGCTCGTCGTCGGGCTTCTCTTCCTGCTGGTGTCCCTCTTTCCCTGGTGGTCCATCTACCTCGCGAAGCCCCTCCTGAGCGCCGTCGACGGACTGCAGGTGGACTCCCTAAGTCAGCGCTCCTGGAGCGAGTGGACCCTGCGACAAGCCAGTTTTCAAACCACCGGCCTATCCTTCGAGGCTCAGGAGATCTCCCTGCCATCGCCAAGCTACCTGCTGCTGGCCAAGATCGGGGCGAGCGACCCGACCGGCAGCTTGGAGCTCTCCTCCTGGCGCCTCGCCCTTTCCGAATCCGAGCAAACCAGCAGCCCCTCTCAGCCGCTCAGCCTCCCGTCCCTGCTCGAACAAGTGGAGCGATCCACTGGACTGGTCCACCAATACGTGAGCGCCGTGAAAGCCACCGACGGGCTTGTCCAGCAAAACGGCAAGGATCTGCTAAGCGTCGAGCTGATCGAAGCCCGAGAGAAACGCCTCACCGTGAAGGCCGACTACCTCGCATCGGACCTGCCGTTCGAAGCGGACGTCGACTACTCTCGCCCCTCCGTCTGGCGCGTTCTGGCAGAAACGTCTCTGGCAGAAGCGGACTTGGAGCTGCGAGCCGACCAGGGAGCGACCTTGGAGGGCGAGCTCACCGCGCACGGAAATCGGATCGCCCTGTCCGCCAACTGGGCTCCCGACTCCACAGGCTTCATCCCCACCCAAGCTTCCGCGTCCTCGAAGCGCTTCGCTCTCGACCAACGCTATGCCTTTTGGAAAAACGCCCAGCCAGTCACCGTGGACGCGGAGCTCGGATGGACTGGGCAGGAATATCGGTTTAGTATCCAATCAGTGGATGCGTCAGTGAAGGAGCAACCGATCGACTTGAATCTTTCAGGCTTCGGTGACTTCGCGAAGCTCACCATCGAATCCGCCGAGATTTCGCTCCCCTGGCTCGAAGCCCACAACGACGCCCCGCTGGTCATCGACTTCTCCCTGGCCAATCCGCTGGAACAAGCCGAGCTGGTGGCCCGAGCAGACCTCGCGGAGCTTCCCTGGATCGAAGCTGACGGCTCAGTGAGCGGACGCATCAAAGCGGACGCATCGGGCGAGGGATTGCCGCTGCTCACCGCGAACGTGGACGGCGAAGCGGTACGCATCCACGATACCCGGTTTTCAACCTTCACCGCGAACATCAAAGCGGTCGGCACCGACGTATCGATCAATTCGCTACGAGCGAGCACCGAAAGCGGCTCCTCCATCGACGCCAGCGGATCGCTCGACCTCGCCGAACGCAGTTCGTCCGGGTTGAGCGTGAGCCTCGCTTTGAAAAACGAATCCGCGATGCTCAACAAACTGATCGGTTTCGAGGACTGGCAGGAACTCTCCGCAGACCTCAGCCTCTCGGGAGCGTTGGCAAACCCTGCCCTTCAGGGCTCGCTCTCCGTTAGCGAGTTCGTGCTACCCGAACTGAAGCCGCTCACCTTGAACGCTCGCATCGACGGGACGCTGCGCGACCTCCACACCGAAGCCACCGTGAACAGCGAGGCAAACACCCTCGATCTCGCCTTCAACCTCAAGTCGTCCTCGGCCGAGCTCGTCGCCGACCTGAAGCGGCTGAGGATCCGACCGGAACGGAAAAACGCCTTCGCGACGTCCGGTCCCGCTCAGGTCCGCTTCGATCTGACCAGCAAGCAGCTAGCGGTGAAGGACCTTTCTCTCGGCGATGGGCAAGGCAGCTTGATCGCCCTTCCGAACCTCCTGCTATCAGCCGACCAGCTGATCGTCACCGCCCACCTCGCGGAACTCGAACCATCGTTCTTCGAGTCCTGGCTTCGCAATCCCAAACTGCCCAATCTCCATATCACGGAACTGAATACGGAGATCGCCCTCTCCGCCGACGCCAGTCAGATCCAAAACTCCGGAGAAATCTCCTGGAGCCTCGATTCCAGCAACGTCATCGAAGCGAGCTGGCGAGCCCATCAACAGGAAGAGGCCGACAAGCCCTCCTTTCGACTCGACCACCTGGAAATCGGTTCGCAAGGGAAACACATCCTACGATCGAAAGGCGACTTTCCCGTATCCTTGGGATGGAGCGACAATCGAATACGCTATCGCTTTCTTAAGGACGCACCCATCTCGCTCACCCTCAACTCCACGCCTCACCCAGACTTCTGGCGCTCGATCGAAACGCTCGTTCCGGTAGCCATCACCCGCCCGGTGATCAACGCTCGCATCGATGGCTCCCTGGCGGATCCGGAAGGACAGCTCAGCCTCCGTCTGGCATCGCTCAACTGGAAGGATCCGTCCGCGCCCGAAAAACGCATCACCCTCTCCAATATCGAACTCGAGGCTGAAGCCAACAACGGTATCCTAACTGTCACTACGCTATCCGCAAACGCAGGCGCGAACCGCCTAAAAGGACGCGCCGAGCTGCCACTGAAAGACAAATCTCTGACCGAACTTCTGGAAGCTCGCCAGCTGCCCACCTTCGATACGCTGGATGGCTCCGCGTCCCTCGAACTCACCGATTTCGCCGCGATCGATGTCTGGCTTCCTAGCTTCATGCGACGGGAGGGATCTGCCACCATCGAATCCTCCTTCAAGTCAGGTCAGCTCGAAGCGAAAGCAACCGTATCCAAACTCGCCACACGCCCCCTCCCTCCTCTCGGCTCATTCTCGCAGGTGAGCGGCACGCTACGCTACCAGAACGGCCGATTCGAAACCTCGGGCCTGGAGGGCATGGCCGAGCAAAGCCCGTTCAAGCTCGTAGGTGGCGTTCAACTACGTAAAGGGAAAACGCCTCTCTACGACCTCTCCTTCACCAGCCAGGACTTCCCCCTTCTACGAGACTCCGGGCTCATGTTTTCGGGCGATATCGACCTGAGCCTGACCTCCAAAGCGGGCAGCGCTCCCCAGCTCGCTGGCAACGTCAAGCTGAAGAAGGGACTGGTGCTGACCGAACCCGAGCTGCTCGCCAGTTCAACGAAAACCAACCGCCAGCGCCCGCCTTACTTCGCAGTCGAGACCGAGCCCTACTCCGCGTGGGGACTTGATATCGGAATCCGTGGCGAGCAGTTCCTCCGCGTATCCAACTCGTTTTTCGAAGGTACCTTGTCCGCAGATTTCAAACTCGACGGCACGCTGGGAAACCCGTTGCTCGTGGGCAGAGCGGAAGCCACTAGCGGCGTGGTTCGCTTTCCTGCCGCTTCGCTAAAGCTTCAAAAGGGCGAGGCCCTCATCACCCGAGAACGGCCGAACACCATACAGGTCGAAGCCAGCGCCATAGGCCGGCTTTTCGCCTACGACATCAATTTGTCAGCCACCGGCAGCATCGAGGATCTCGATATCGTCATCAACACCAACCCCGCCCTCAGCCAAGTCGACGCCCTGCTGCTGGTGACCACTGGGGCCATTCCGAACAGCGGCGGCAATCTAGCCCAGCAGTCCGCCACCTCGCTCGGTCTCTTCATCGGCAAGGGGCTCTTCCGAAAACTCGCAGGACCCGGCGACAGCGACGCCGCTAGCAAGCTCTCCCTCGAGGTCGGAAACGACATCTCCTTGCAAGGCAAGAAGACCATCGAAGCGACGTATCAGCTTACGGATACGTTGGAAATCGAAGGCGAGTACGACAAGCGCGACGAATACAACGCGAATCTCAAATGGACGTTTTTCAAAAAATAG
- a CDS encoding BamA/TamA family outer membrane protein, whose product MDVFQKIGRNLICLSFAVVFTALSQAKLVSVDGFGLFGSAELRNALRLLEMEGDTISGRQIDDGAFLIITRLKQSGYLDARLSAEIKLDEERSITASWSTDFEPQLDPDLTASSASYTVEAGTLHYYEEVEITGLHSIPIDEARTYFVPDDTLYSRKKDRAYSPSLLSSQQKQLIGALSALGKADARVAEQTVDIDSETGQVFVQLTIDEGPLYRITEQVISIDTESSPAEESSIPTDAIYSKIWIENRLRALRNESYQLGYPDTRISHSNSEVTNKGDTIELVVRFDIQRGSKVILTDVKHLGADDTKTSLLERKTDLVVGEPLDITEVEAARRRLSSLGIFKRIDLEYEEVGDNGRQAIFNYEKGLRLEWQLLLGYGSYEGLRGGVLAKRSNFFGRAHSLNFQAVQSIKSTHGRVNYTMPELLGEFIDVRVEADYLDREELYFDRTERGVSAGVSTHLNNYGIDLGLDYAFERKRSSDPRFNADLRLEDTNIGSISVRATKNELDNILYPTSGYEISSSFRYASEELGGETEFIRPEVGASFHHRIDSRWILHLSGKLGYTSSPDENVVAIPYGERFLVGGENSLRGFRRGEAGPVDSEGIPIGAEAVALFNAELEYPLFNRINAVVFFDTARVWDSTGDLDTFEDFANVGIGVRYKTIVGPVRLEYGHNIDPRPSDPEGTVHLSIGFPF is encoded by the coding sequence ATGGACGTTTTTCAAAAAATAGGTCGCAACCTCATCTGTCTTAGCTTCGCGGTCGTCTTCACGGCGCTCAGTCAGGCCAAGCTTGTCAGCGTGGACGGCTTCGGCCTCTTCGGAAGCGCCGAACTGCGAAACGCCTTGCGCCTACTGGAAATGGAGGGAGACACCATTTCAGGGCGCCAGATCGACGACGGAGCCTTCCTCATCATCACACGCCTCAAGCAAAGCGGCTACCTCGACGCCAGGCTCTCCGCCGAGATCAAACTCGACGAAGAACGCAGCATCACCGCCAGCTGGTCGACCGACTTCGAGCCCCAGCTCGATCCAGACCTCACCGCTAGCTCCGCGAGCTACACCGTCGAAGCGGGCACCTTGCACTACTACGAAGAGGTCGAGATCACTGGACTCCACTCCATCCCCATCGACGAAGCGCGAACCTACTTCGTACCAGACGATACGCTGTATTCACGAAAAAAGGACAGAGCCTATTCGCCCAGCCTTCTCTCCAGCCAACAAAAGCAATTGATCGGAGCCCTCTCCGCATTAGGCAAGGCGGACGCCCGCGTGGCTGAGCAAACCGTGGACATCGACTCGGAAACCGGCCAGGTCTTCGTCCAGCTAACTATCGATGAAGGCCCCCTGTACCGTATCACCGAGCAGGTCATATCGATCGATACCGAATCTTCGCCAGCTGAAGAAAGCTCCATCCCGACCGATGCCATCTACTCCAAAATCTGGATCGAAAACCGTCTGCGCGCCCTGCGCAACGAATCCTACCAGCTCGGCTATCCGGATACGCGCATCAGCCACAGCAACTCCGAGGTCACCAACAAGGGAGATACCATCGAGCTCGTCGTTCGCTTCGACATTCAACGCGGCTCGAAGGTCATCCTGACCGACGTGAAGCACCTCGGCGCCGACGACACCAAAACATCTCTCCTTGAACGCAAGACGGATCTCGTAGTTGGCGAACCGCTCGACATCACGGAGGTGGAGGCCGCCCGACGCCGCCTCTCCAGCTTGGGCATCTTCAAGCGAATCGACCTAGAGTATGAAGAAGTTGGAGACAACGGAAGACAAGCGATCTTCAACTATGAAAAAGGCTTGCGTCTGGAATGGCAGCTTCTGCTCGGATACGGAAGCTACGAGGGTCTTCGCGGCGGCGTTCTCGCGAAACGAAGCAATTTCTTCGGCCGGGCCCATTCGCTCAATTTTCAAGCCGTCCAATCCATAAAATCGACCCACGGAAGAGTAAACTACACCATGCCCGAATTGCTCGGCGAATTTATCGACGTAAGAGTCGAAGCCGACTATCTCGACAGAGAGGAGCTCTACTTCGACCGTACCGAGCGCGGCGTATCGGCCGGAGTCTCGACCCATTTGAACAACTACGGCATCGACCTAGGTCTCGACTACGCCTTCGAGAGGAAGCGCTCTAGCGACCCGCGCTTCAACGCCGATCTCCGTCTCGAGGACACAAACATCGGCAGTATTTCGGTACGAGCGACTAAAAACGAGCTCGACAATATCCTGTACCCGACCAGCGGATACGAAATCTCTTCCTCGTTTCGATACGCATCCGAGGAGCTCGGAGGTGAAACCGAATTCATCCGGCCGGAAGTCGGAGCGAGTTTTCACCATCGTATCGACAGTCGCTGGATCCTTCACTTGTCCGGAAAGCTCGGATACACATCTAGCCCCGACGAAAACGTGGTCGCCATTCCCTACGGGGAACGTTTTCTGGTCGGCGGCGAGAACTCGCTGCGCGGCTTCCGTCGCGGCGAAGCGGGGCCGGTCGATTCTGAAGGCATTCCAATCGGAGCGGAAGCGGTGGCCCTTTTCAACGCGGAGCTGGAGTACCCGCTCTTCAATCGAATCAACGCGGTCGTCTTTTTCGACACCGCTCGAGTCTGGGACTCGACCGGCGATCTGGATACGTTCGAGGATTTCGCCAACGTGGGCATCGGCGTTCGCTACAAGACCATCGTCGGACCGGTGCGCCTGGAATACGGCCACAACATCGATCCACGCCCGTCGGATCCGGAGGGCACCGTGCACCTGTCCATTGGCTTCCCGTTCTAG
- a CDS encoding DUF5009 domain-containing protein, which yields MRRSGKKERLLSLDALRGFTIIGMIIVNSPGSWSHVYPPLLHAPWHGMTLTDLVFPFFLFIMGISIALAYGRLDLSERQKAAAYRKIVIRGVKIFAVGLFLNLWPSFDLSEIRVAGVLQRIAIVFAVCAILFLLVSWKAQLSIGVGILLAYWGVMAWVPVPLDAVNELALESGYIERSYGQQVEVSVSARGEAYLRPNYEPGANVAAWVDRRLLPGRFWERTWDPEGLFTTLPAIGTGIFGLLVGALVLRIGDAYRRVSWLYLVGFAAVGLGTIWSWSFPLNKNLWSSSFVLVSGGWSAVCFASCVLLIDICGYKRWAKMGLVFGANPIVAYALSGMLLSVFYTGYGEFAGLNAWFMDAALELGLAGKLASLFYALFYVGIIYLPVRYLWGRGILIKL from the coding sequence ATGAGACGTTCAGGGAAAAAGGAGCGTCTCCTGTCGCTCGATGCCTTGCGAGGCTTCACCATCATTGGCATGATCATCGTGAACAGCCCAGGTTCCTGGAGCCACGTTTATCCTCCGCTGCTTCACGCGCCTTGGCACGGGATGACGCTGACCGATCTGGTGTTCCCTTTCTTTCTCTTCATCATGGGCATTTCGATAGCGCTTGCGTACGGGCGCTTGGATCTGAGCGAACGCCAGAAGGCGGCGGCCTATCGGAAGATCGTCATTCGCGGCGTTAAGATCTTCGCCGTTGGTTTGTTCCTCAATCTTTGGCCGAGCTTCGATCTGTCGGAGATTCGCGTCGCGGGAGTGCTGCAGCGCATCGCGATCGTGTTTGCGGTATGCGCGATCCTTTTCCTGCTGGTGAGCTGGAAAGCTCAACTTTCGATAGGAGTCGGCATTTTGCTGGCCTATTGGGGCGTGATGGCCTGGGTACCGGTACCATTGGACGCGGTCAATGAGCTAGCGTTGGAAAGTGGATACATCGAAAGAAGCTATGGACAGCAAGTGGAGGTGTCGGTATCCGCCAGGGGTGAAGCGTATCTAAGGCCCAACTACGAGCCAGGTGCGAACGTCGCGGCTTGGGTGGATCGTCGCTTGCTGCCCGGTCGGTTCTGGGAACGAACCTGGGATCCGGAAGGTTTGTTCACGACCTTGCCAGCGATAGGAACGGGGATATTCGGCCTGTTGGTGGGCGCTCTCGTCTTGAGGATTGGCGATGCCTATCGACGGGTGAGCTGGCTGTATCTCGTGGGATTTGCTGCGGTGGGGCTCGGCACGATCTGGAGTTGGAGCTTTCCGCTCAACAAGAACCTTTGGAGCAGCTCTTTCGTGCTCGTTTCGGGCGGCTGGTCAGCGGTTTGCTTCGCGAGCTGCGTTTTGCTGATCGATATCTGCGGATACAAGCGATGGGCGAAAATGGGGCTGGTGTTTGGGGCCAATCCGATCGTCGCCTATGCCCTTTCGGGAATGCTGCTTTCCGTTTTCTACACAGGGTACGGAGAGTTCGCGGGATTGAACGCGTGGTTTATGGACGCCGCCCTAGAGCTTGGCCTAGCCGGAAAGCTGGCCTCGCTTTTTTATGCCCTTTTCTACGTTGGCATCATTTATCTCCCGGTGCGCTACCTCTGGGGTCGGGGGATTTTGATTAAGCTGTAG